Proteins co-encoded in one Gleimia hominis genomic window:
- a CDS encoding DUF2017 family protein — translation MFERDEQGYRAGFDADVEAIFTQLLGEALQVLDAPVDPVTSVLTATVEEEVTRPEPQDPALRKLIPPLSSDPQEAQKLRALTEESLRYDKSQRLHALLECLQERESPDEIWIPLGQEWEWLAALNDLRLVLSAQLPVDDAEVMGILTTRAEQILFAGGPPKASENSGTWLDQDPDAPQLQFTTVIYVMVSWWQDSLIQILPQ, via the coding sequence GTGTTTGAACGAGACGAACAGGGCTACCGGGCTGGGTTCGACGCGGATGTTGAAGCGATCTTCACCCAGCTTCTCGGCGAGGCACTGCAGGTATTAGACGCGCCGGTGGATCCGGTTACCAGCGTGCTGACCGCCACGGTGGAAGAAGAAGTGACTCGCCCTGAACCTCAAGATCCGGCGTTGCGAAAGCTGATTCCACCGCTCAGCTCGGACCCTCAAGAAGCGCAAAAACTTCGGGCTCTAACGGAAGAATCACTGCGGTACGACAAGAGCCAACGGCTCCACGCGCTCCTAGAGTGCCTGCAAGAGCGGGAATCACCAGACGAAATCTGGATCCCGCTGGGGCAAGAGTGGGAGTGGTTGGCTGCGCTGAATGACTTGCGGCTCGTGCTGTCCGCTCAACTGCCCGTGGATGACGCCGAGGTGATGGGCATTTTAACTACCCGGGCGGAGCAAATCCTCTTTGCGGGCGGGCCACCAAAGGCATCAGAGAATTCGGGGACGTGGTTGGATCAGGATCCGGATGCGCCGCAGCTTCAGTTCACCACCGTCATCTATGTCATGGTGTCTTGGTGGCAGGATTCACTCATTCAGATACTGCCCCAATGA
- the clpS gene encoding ATP-dependent Clp protease adapter ClpS, which translates to MQVGPLIDEQKREQPATSAFEHEQCVTVVWDDPVNLMSYVTRVFQRHFGYSPQRAESLMLLVHNEGRAVVARGLREHMEADALAMHGYGLQATVEPAASRES; encoded by the coding sequence ATGCAGGTCGGTCCCCTTATCGATGAACAAAAACGCGAACAACCCGCAACCTCAGCATTCGAGCATGAGCAATGTGTAACTGTGGTGTGGGATGATCCGGTGAACCTAATGTCGTACGTAACCCGCGTGTTCCAACGCCACTTCGGGTATTCACCGCAGCGTGCCGAATCCCTCATGCTGCTAGTTCATAACGAGGGCAGAGCAGTGGTGGCGCGGGGCCTGCGCGAACACATGGAAGCGGATGCGCTGGCAATGCATGGGTACGGTCTGCAAGCAACGGTGGAACCTGCGGCCTCACGCGAATCTTAG
- a CDS encoding nicotinate phosphoribosyltransferase — translation MAASESTALLTDMYELTMVDAALKSGHHERRSVFELFGRRLPATRRFGVVAGTARVLEALQRFEFTPRMIDWLAEKHIVSDDCLDFLKDFRFRGRIDGYAEGECYFEGSPILTVEGTFAEAVMLETLALSVFNHDCAVASAASRMTIAAHGRPCMDMGARRTHERAAVSAARSAVIGGFGGTSDLEAGIRYGIPTIGTSAHAFTLLHDTEDDAFKVQVDALGTSTTLLVDTYDVYEGVERAVRIAREAGGELGAVRIDSGDLVAQAFKVRGLLDSLGAKSTKITVTCDLDEYSIAALGAAPVDSYGVGTRLVTGSGVPTAALVYKMVARGDEHGNCVDVAKHSTSKSTVGGRKYAGRVYGADGYATEELLVMGPRDAAMAALKEAGARPLQVPLVIDGEIQTEYCSKESLQAAKERHVKARNELPYQGWRLSQGEPAVTTRYQRV, via the coding sequence ATGGCTGCTTCAGAATCAACTGCATTACTAACCGATATGTACGAGCTGACGATGGTGGACGCCGCGTTGAAATCCGGCCACCACGAACGTCGTAGTGTATTCGAACTTTTTGGCCGCAGGCTTCCCGCTACCCGCCGTTTCGGCGTCGTTGCCGGTACCGCACGCGTGTTGGAAGCGCTGCAGCGTTTCGAGTTCACCCCCAGGATGATCGATTGGCTCGCAGAAAAACACATTGTTTCTGACGATTGCCTAGACTTCTTGAAAGATTTTCGGTTCCGCGGTCGCATTGACGGGTATGCGGAAGGTGAGTGTTATTTTGAGGGGTCACCCATCCTCACTGTTGAGGGCACGTTCGCTGAAGCGGTGATGCTCGAAACTCTAGCGCTATCTGTTTTTAACCACGACTGCGCGGTGGCTTCCGCTGCGTCACGCATGACGATTGCCGCGCACGGCCGTCCGTGTATGGACATGGGAGCGCGGCGCACCCATGAGCGCGCCGCAGTTTCTGCCGCCCGTTCCGCAGTGATCGGTGGGTTTGGGGGCACCTCCGACCTGGAAGCCGGGATCCGCTACGGGATCCCCACTATCGGCACGTCCGCGCACGCGTTCACTTTGCTGCACGACACAGAAGATGACGCGTTCAAAGTACAAGTTGATGCGCTCGGCACCTCCACAACTTTGCTGGTAGATACTTACGACGTGTACGAGGGAGTGGAGCGGGCTGTTCGTATTGCCCGTGAGGCCGGTGGTGAACTCGGAGCGGTCCGCATTGATTCCGGTGACCTGGTGGCACAAGCCTTCAAAGTGCGGGGCCTGTTGGATTCTCTGGGCGCTAAGTCAACAAAGATCACGGTTACGTGTGATCTGGATGAGTACTCCATTGCCGCACTCGGTGCGGCACCCGTCGATTCCTATGGGGTGGGAACCCGGTTGGTAACGGGATCGGGGGTGCCCACTGCGGCACTGGTCTACAAGATGGTGGCTCGTGGGGATGAGCACGGTAACTGCGTTGACGTAGCGAAGCACTCCACTTCAAAATCCACTGTGGGAGGCCGTAAATACGCCGGTCGGGTCTACGGGGCAGACGGGTACGCCACCGAGGAACTCCTCGTGATGGGCCCGCGCGATGCGGCCATGGCGGCGTTAAAAGAAGCGGGGGCGCGTCCACTGCAGGTACCGCTCGTAATCGACGGTGAGATCCAAACGGAGTACTGTTCGAAAGAATCGTTACAAGCCGCGAAAGAACGCCACGTTAAAGCCCGCAACGAACTGCCGTACCAGGGGTGGCGACTGTCGCAGGGCGAACCCGCCGTCACCACCCGCTACCAACGCGTGTGA
- a CDS encoding DEAD/DEAH box helicase, with translation MNEGENKPHSSYPQQASTAAAQQLPPAFPARAAWGTAGNLRAWQAQALAQYLESGATDFLAVATPGAGKTTFALRVAVELMGRGVVRKVTVVCPTEHLKSQWADAAARVGIHIDPAFTNSQGRAGAHFDGVAVTYAQVAANPPLHELRTRQFPTLVILDEVHHAGDALSWGDGIAKAFGPAVRRLSLTGTPFRSDTAAIPFVRYERDEQGVRRSKADYEYGYTQALKDGVVRPVLFHSYSGQMQWRTRHGDEVSARLGQPLTKDMMKQAWRTALDPKGEWVASVLAAADQRLSQVRQSVPDAGGLVIASDQNAARAYARHLRMITGSPATVVISDDEGASDRIDAFANSTDRWMVAVRMVSEGVDVPRLSVGVYATNAATPLFFAQVVGRFVRARRRGETASVFIPSVMDLLELAEQMEVQRDHALDRPEKQEMFDDEVALQQAQKEERASEELLPGFEALGAQAEFDRVLFDGASFGETADVGSVEEQDYLGIPGLLEPDQVTQLLRAHQAEQARTKRREARSAQKRAENSGMSLHRQRAAKRKELSRLVSTWARRSGQAHAKIHNELRRRCGGPEVPQASVEQIDARINLLRSWFVGGK, from the coding sequence GTGAACGAAGGGGAGAACAAGCCCCACAGCTCCTACCCGCAACAAGCTTCAACTGCTGCTGCGCAGCAGCTACCACCCGCGTTCCCCGCGCGAGCCGCATGGGGGACTGCGGGTAATCTTCGTGCGTGGCAGGCACAGGCGCTGGCGCAGTATTTAGAATCTGGCGCAACCGATTTCTTGGCGGTAGCTACCCCCGGCGCGGGGAAGACAACGTTTGCGCTGCGCGTAGCGGTGGAGCTAATGGGCCGGGGCGTCGTTCGGAAAGTGACGGTGGTGTGCCCCACTGAGCATTTGAAAAGCCAGTGGGCGGATGCGGCGGCGCGTGTGGGCATCCACATTGACCCCGCTTTCACGAACTCGCAGGGTAGAGCCGGCGCTCATTTTGACGGCGTGGCCGTAACCTACGCGCAAGTGGCTGCGAACCCGCCGTTGCACGAGTTACGCACCCGCCAGTTCCCCACGCTGGTCATTTTGGATGAGGTTCACCATGCGGGGGACGCACTGTCTTGGGGTGATGGGATCGCGAAAGCATTCGGCCCCGCGGTGCGGCGCCTGTCCCTCACGGGCACGCCATTTCGATCGGACACCGCAGCAATCCCGTTTGTGCGCTACGAACGTGACGAGCAGGGAGTGCGCCGATCTAAAGCGGACTACGAGTACGGGTACACGCAAGCGCTAAAAGACGGGGTGGTGCGCCCGGTACTGTTCCACTCTTATTCGGGGCAGATGCAGTGGCGGACGCGACACGGTGACGAGGTCAGTGCTCGGCTGGGCCAGCCGCTGACCAAAGACATGATGAAGCAGGCGTGGCGCACCGCGTTGGATCCAAAAGGGGAGTGGGTTGCGTCCGTGCTGGCGGCCGCAGATCAGCGCCTATCCCAAGTGCGCCAGTCCGTGCCCGATGCGGGCGGGTTAGTGATTGCGTCCGATCAGAATGCGGCGCGGGCGTATGCGCGTCACCTGCGGATGATCACAGGTAGTCCCGCCACCGTAGTCATTTCTGACGACGAGGGAGCCTCCGACCGCATCGACGCGTTCGCTAACTCAACGGACCGGTGGATGGTTGCGGTTCGGATGGTGTCCGAAGGTGTGGACGTGCCCCGCTTGTCCGTGGGAGTGTATGCGACGAACGCGGCAACCCCTTTGTTTTTCGCGCAGGTGGTAGGCCGGTTTGTGCGCGCTAGGCGGCGAGGTGAAACCGCGTCTGTGTTCATCCCCTCGGTGATGGATCTGCTTGAACTGGCGGAGCAGATGGAGGTGCAGCGCGACCACGCGTTGGACCGGCCTGAGAAACAGGAAATGTTCGACGACGAAGTGGCGTTGCAGCAGGCTCAGAAAGAGGAACGAGCCAGTGAAGAACTACTGCCCGGCTTTGAGGCCCTGGGCGCGCAAGCGGAGTTCGACCGGGTGCTGTTCGACGGTGCCTCGTTCGGAGAAACCGCGGACGTGGGGTCTGTTGAAGAGCAGGACTACCTGGGGATACCGGGGCTGTTGGAGCCCGATCAGGTGACGCAGCTGCTGCGCGCCCACCAGGCGGAGCAGGCGCGGACGAAACGTCGTGAAGCCCGCAGTGCGCAAAAGCGAGCAGAGAACTCGGGGATGTCACTGCACCGGCAGCGGGCTGCTAAACGCAAGGAGCTTTCGCGTCTCGTGTCCACGTGGGCCCGCCGCTCCGGGCAGGCACACGCGAAAATCCACAACGAGCTGCGCCGCCGATGCGGTGGGCCAGAAGTACCTCAAGCGAGTGTGGAGCAGATTGATGCGCGCATAAACCTGCTGCGCTCCTGGTTCGTGGGCGGAAAGTAG
- a CDS encoding DUF3039 domain-containing protein produces the protein MYASDNLDSPAAPGGPDTPGAPPVAPQGAPQGGTSVLERTETKEQKDPGDRDRFAHFVRKDRVGQSMISGQPVIALCGKVWVPMRDPSKYPVCPRCKALRDQMGKFGKNWPYSDGNSGDK, from the coding sequence ATGTATGCCTCAGATAATCTCGACTCACCCGCCGCACCCGGTGGGCCAGACACCCCCGGTGCACCGCCGGTAGCGCCGCAAGGCGCCCCTCAGGGCGGTACATCCGTACTGGAACGCACGGAAACGAAAGAACAAAAAGACCCTGGTGACCGCGATCGGTTCGCTCATTTTGTGCGTAAAGACCGGGTTGGGCAGTCGATGATTTCTGGCCAACCCGTGATCGCCCTGTGCGGTAAGGTGTGGGTGCCGATGCGCGACCCCAGTAAGTACCCGGTGTGTCCGCGCTGTAAAGCGCTGCGCGACCAAATGGGGAAGTTCGGTAAGAACTGGCCGTACTCAGATGGAAACTCGGGGGATAAGTGA
- a CDS encoding HU family DNA-binding protein, translating into MSVNRTQLVAQIAEKANLTKVQADAALAAFQDTLIESLSEGEPVKVTGLFSVERVSRAARTGRNPQTGEKIQIPAGYGVKISAGSTLKKAVSNK; encoded by the coding sequence ATGTCCGTTAACCGCACACAGCTCGTAGCTCAGATCGCAGAGAAAGCAAACCTCACCAAGGTGCAGGCTGACGCCGCCCTGGCTGCTTTCCAGGACACGCTCATTGAATCCCTGTCTGAAGGGGAGCCCGTAAAGGTAACTGGTCTTTTCTCGGTGGAGCGTGTTTCTCGTGCCGCCCGCACGGGCCGTAATCCGCAGACCGGTGAGAAAATCCAGATTCCCGCTGGCTACGGTGTGAAGATCTCCGCTGGCTCCACGTTGAAGAAAGCGGTTTCAAACAAGTAA
- a CDS encoding DUF885 domain-containing protein, producing MSRRKPSALDQLADQYVEQLQQLEPDLAIGLGHRLVERAFADYSAFGAEQRATLAKRTLSKVQNTSTADATDVVTKMALVQSLNGELAMHEAGLSVGNVGNIATPMQSIRDAFALMPTVSTRDWEDISRRLHAVPEALDTYRAGIETAIDNGHAPTRTQTEALLEDLRAQISDSNPYKKVVETPNSPAPMNAQLQQASLAATEATAGFAQWIKERVRPVAVNQDAVGRQNYRLHSMEFLGMRIDPEETYDWALEELRRIHAQQVEIARELYGANTTVTQALANLDKEERYQLRGTDALKKWMQQVADQAIEDLAGKHFTVTEPIRHIECMIASSADGGIYYTAPSADFSRPGQMWWSVPPGQEVFHTWQEKTTVYHEGMPGHHMQLGRATALQGRLNTWRANVCWYPGHGEGWALYAEALMDQLGYLTDPGERMGMLDSQRLRAARVVVDIGLHCELRRPSTSYLQEIGITEREYEAHLQDSPYRNLGQVDAQPGGWDRNHLWAFMASNVAMQPAFLQFETTRYLGWPGQASAYKVGQHQWELTRDHYLAQPDPVTGERRSLRQFHDEALALGGLPLSVLDRALNNDE from the coding sequence ATGAGTCGTCGTAAACCGTCCGCGTTGGACCAGCTTGCAGATCAGTACGTGGAGCAGCTGCAACAGTTAGAACCCGACTTGGCGATCGGGTTAGGCCATCGCCTGGTAGAGCGGGCGTTCGCGGATTATTCTGCCTTCGGAGCCGAGCAGCGCGCCACCTTAGCCAAACGCACTCTGTCGAAAGTGCAGAACACTTCCACCGCTGACGCGACCGATGTGGTGACGAAGATGGCGTTGGTGCAGTCCCTCAACGGGGAACTGGCTATGCATGAGGCCGGGCTTTCAGTGGGGAACGTGGGTAACATAGCTACCCCGATGCAGAGTATCCGCGACGCCTTCGCGCTAATGCCAACTGTTTCAACGCGCGACTGGGAGGACATTTCGCGGCGCTTACACGCGGTTCCTGAAGCGCTGGATACCTACCGCGCTGGGATTGAAACTGCGATTGACAACGGCCACGCGCCGACCCGCACGCAGACCGAAGCTCTGCTAGAGGACCTCAGGGCGCAAATAAGTGACTCTAACCCGTACAAAAAAGTGGTTGAAACCCCGAACTCGCCCGCTCCCATGAATGCGCAGCTGCAGCAGGCAAGCCTTGCTGCTACGGAAGCGACCGCGGGGTTCGCGCAGTGGATTAAAGAGCGCGTGCGGCCCGTGGCGGTGAACCAGGATGCGGTGGGGCGGCAAAACTACCGGCTGCATTCCATGGAGTTTCTGGGAATGCGCATTGACCCGGAGGAGACTTACGATTGGGCCTTAGAAGAATTGCGCCGCATCCACGCGCAACAGGTAGAAATTGCGCGCGAACTGTACGGCGCAAACACAACTGTGACGCAGGCGCTGGCGAACTTGGACAAAGAGGAACGCTATCAGCTGCGGGGCACCGATGCCCTCAAGAAATGGATGCAGCAGGTGGCGGACCAAGCGATAGAAGATTTAGCGGGCAAGCACTTCACGGTCACTGAACCGATCCGGCACATTGAATGCATGATTGCGTCGTCTGCGGACGGGGGGATCTACTACACGGCACCGTCGGCGGACTTTTCGCGGCCGGGTCAGATGTGGTGGTCGGTTCCACCTGGGCAAGAAGTGTTCCACACGTGGCAAGAAAAAACTACCGTTTACCACGAGGGCATGCCCGGCCACCACATGCAGCTGGGGCGAGCGACCGCTCTGCAAGGCCGGTTGAATACGTGGCGGGCAAACGTGTGCTGGTATCCCGGCCACGGGGAGGGATGGGCCCTGTACGCGGAAGCGCTCATGGACCAGTTAGGGTACCTAACGGACCCCGGTGAGCGCATGGGGATGCTCGATTCGCAGCGTCTTCGTGCGGCCCGGGTGGTGGTCGACATTGGCTTGCATTGCGAACTGCGCCGGCCCAGTACCTCATATTTGCAAGAAATTGGGATAACTGAACGGGAATATGAGGCGCATTTGCAAGACTCCCCGTACCGCAACCTGGGGCAGGTGGACGCGCAGCCGGGTGGGTGGGACCGCAACCACCTGTGGGCGTTCATGGCTAGTAACGTCGCAATGCAACCGGCGTTCTTACAGTTCGAAACTACGCGTTACCTCGGGTGGCCGGGGCAAGCGTCGGCGTACAAGGTGGGGCAACACCAGTGGGAACTAACCCGCGACCACTACTTGGCCCAGCCCGACCCCGTCACGGGTGAACGCCGCAGTTTACGGCAGTTCCACGATGAGGCCCTCGCTTTGGGTGGCTTACCCCTATCCGTACTAGACCGGGCGTTGAACAACGATGAGTAA
- a CDS encoding Maf family protein codes for MSNPFSGPVAFVLASQSPGRAQVARSAGLDPIVRVSHVDEEAILKQFVNPHGAQQAAQKVCALAQAKARAVVAELTSIDFSQTKASRGLVVGCDSMLETDGALVGKPHTPKLALERIRAQSGKSTCLHTGHAAYLVSIDHASGSVSTVDHVVAQAETVVHFGDISEAEARAYVNTGEPLEVAGAFTIDGLGGPFIRGVEGDPHAVVGLSLPLLRSMARQLGVAWPSLWAARLAAERR; via the coding sequence ATGAGTAACCCATTCAGTGGCCCGGTCGCGTTTGTTTTAGCGTCGCAGTCGCCCGGGCGGGCTCAGGTGGCGCGCAGCGCTGGGTTGGACCCGATTGTCCGCGTCTCTCACGTGGATGAGGAGGCGATTCTAAAACAGTTCGTGAACCCGCATGGGGCTCAGCAGGCCGCGCAGAAAGTGTGTGCGCTGGCGCAGGCAAAAGCTCGCGCGGTGGTGGCAGAACTGACGAGCATAGATTTTTCACAGACCAAAGCCAGCCGCGGTCTGGTGGTTGGGTGCGATTCTATGTTGGAAACCGATGGGGCGCTGGTAGGAAAACCGCATACGCCTAAACTTGCCCTCGAGCGGATCCGGGCGCAGTCTGGTAAATCCACGTGCCTGCACACGGGGCACGCGGCTTACCTGGTGTCCATTGACCACGCCAGTGGCAGCGTCTCAACCGTTGACCACGTGGTGGCGCAAGCGGAAACTGTGGTGCATTTCGGGGACATCAGCGAAGCGGAAGCCCGCGCATACGTCAACACGGGTGAGCCGCTGGAAGTTGCCGGCGCCTTCACAATCGACGGTTTAGGTGGCCCATTTATCCGCGGGGTAGAAGGTGACCCCCATGCGGTGGTCGGCCTTTCCCTACCACTTTTGAGGTCCATGGCGAGACAACTAGGGGTAGCCTGGCCCTCACTGTGGGCAGCCAGACTCGCAGCGGAGCGTCGATAG
- a CDS encoding citrate synthase — protein MADKKVADKVSEKKSDAPVDGKLIDGKQEVPLTRVRGKRGSDGLSVGKVLSTTGDVVYDPGFTNTAACSSAVTYIDGGAGVLQYRGYPIEQLAKNSSFLETAYLLIYKELPKAATLEAFLRRIKRHRMLHEDFKAFFTAFPHNGHPMAILQAGVAGLATYYQETLDPADDEALDLASVLLLAKMPTMISYIHKRAVGLPLLYPDARRSYTEDFIRMTFGLPYQSYDIDPTIVRALDMLFILHADHEQNCSTSTVRVVGSSHANLYASVAAGIGALSGPLHGGANEAVLRMLQRIRDSKHDVKDFVNRVKDKDTNERLMGFGHRVYKNYDPRAAIVKDVAHDVLDRLGRSDELLEIAMQLEEIALNDDYFIERKLYPNVDFYTGLIYSAMGFPMKMFTPLFALGRLPGWIAQYHEMARDPETRIGRPRQVYTGELDREYVPLRQRTIRPGQE, from the coding sequence ATGGCTGACAAGAAGGTAGCTGACAAGGTGTCAGAAAAGAAATCTGATGCCCCAGTGGATGGCAAACTCATAGATGGGAAACAAGAGGTTCCTTTAACTCGGGTCCGTGGGAAGCGCGGCTCGGATGGTTTGAGTGTCGGTAAAGTACTGTCCACCACCGGTGATGTCGTGTACGACCCCGGGTTCACCAACACAGCTGCTTGTTCCTCAGCCGTCACTTATATTGACGGTGGTGCCGGCGTGTTGCAGTACCGCGGTTACCCCATCGAGCAGTTGGCGAAAAACTCAAGCTTCTTGGAGACCGCGTACTTACTGATCTATAAGGAGCTGCCTAAGGCGGCTACGCTCGAAGCGTTTTTGCGCAGAATTAAACGCCACCGGATGCTGCACGAAGATTTCAAAGCGTTCTTTACCGCGTTCCCACACAATGGGCATCCGATGGCTATCTTGCAAGCTGGGGTAGCGGGTTTAGCTACTTACTACCAAGAGACCTTGGATCCGGCGGACGATGAGGCTTTGGATTTAGCGTCGGTGCTGCTATTGGCGAAAATGCCGACCATGATTTCTTACATCCACAAGCGTGCAGTCGGCTTGCCACTGCTGTACCCGGACGCGCGTCGTTCGTACACGGAAGACTTCATCCGGATGACATTCGGCCTGCCTTACCAGTCCTACGATATTGATCCCACGATCGTTCGGGCCCTGGATATGCTGTTCATCCTGCATGCGGACCACGAGCAGAACTGCTCCACATCTACGGTGAGGGTGGTTGGTTCCTCGCACGCGAACTTGTACGCGTCTGTGGCGGCGGGGATTGGGGCCCTGTCTGGCCCGCTCCACGGCGGTGCGAACGAAGCCGTGTTGCGCATGCTCCAGCGGATTCGCGATTCGAAGCACGACGTTAAAGACTTCGTGAACCGCGTCAAAGACAAGGATACGAACGAGCGGCTGATGGGTTTTGGTCACCGCGTGTACAAGAACTACGATCCGCGTGCAGCGATTGTGAAGGATGTAGCGCACGACGTGCTGGATCGTTTGGGTCGATCCGATGAGTTACTTGAGATTGCCATGCAGCTTGAGGAGATTGCGCTTAACGACGATTACTTTATTGAACGCAAACTGTATCCAAACGTTGACTTCTACACTGGGTTAATCTACTCTGCGATGGGTTTCCCGATGAAGATGTTCACCCCCCTGTTTGCACTTGGACGCCTCCCCGGGTGGATCGCGCAGTACCACGAGATGGCGCGTGACCCGGAGACCCGGATTGGCCGGCCCCGCCAGGTGTACACGGGGGAGTTGGATCGCGAGTACGTGCCGCTGCGTCAGCGCACGATCCGCCCCGGCCAGGAATAA
- the fdxA gene encoding ferredoxin, whose protein sequence is MTYIIAQPCVDVKDRACVDECPVDCIYEGNRSLYIHPEECVDCGACEPVCPVEAIFYEDDVPDEWSDYYRANVDFFKDLGSPGGAMAVGKQDFDDEMIENLPPQNQD, encoded by the coding sequence TTGACCTACATTATCGCCCAACCGTGCGTAGACGTTAAAGACCGCGCGTGTGTAGACGAATGTCCAGTGGACTGTATTTACGAAGGTAACCGTAGCTTATATATCCATCCTGAGGAGTGCGTTGACTGCGGTGCGTGCGAACCAGTGTGCCCGGTTGAAGCGATCTTCTACGAAGATGATGTGCCAGACGAATGGTCTGATTACTACCGCGCGAACGTGGATTTCTTCAAGGACTTGGGATCCCCCGGCGGTGCCATGGCGGTAGGCAAACAAGACTTCGACGATGAGATGATCGAGAACCTTCCACCTCAGAATCAAGATTAA
- a CDS encoding putative acetyltransferase encodes MNEHNATGPRRERSAAKPQREHHATAPQLPWMAWQVGERVVVRYRLPDGLHDALGHLTDVNAHSVTVETKRGPVTVPAQTMVTGKRVPPAPPTQRQ; translated from the coding sequence ATGAACGAACATAACGCAACTGGACCCCGCAGAGAACGCAGCGCAGCCAAGCCCCAGCGCGAACATCACGCGACCGCCCCGCAATTACCGTGGATGGCGTGGCAGGTAGGCGAACGCGTAGTGGTGCGCTACCGGCTGCCCGACGGTCTGCACGACGCACTCGGGCACCTAACGGACGTAAATGCGCACTCCGTGACCGTTGAAACTAAACGCGGCCCAGTTACAGTACCGGCACAAACAATGGTGACAGGAAAACGAGTGCCACCGGCGCCTCCCACTCAGCGGCAGTGA